TACTGGCATTTTCATGATGATAAAAGCAGAAGTTAATGCTCTTCAGACTGTATACAGCCTGCGATCGTGCAGCCACTGCGTGTAAAACGCTCATAAGCAATGCATATATGAGACGTCAAAGTAAACCTGATGTTACAAGTATGGATTatcccatccatcaatccaatccCTTTTCATCCCTACTTTCCTGCTATCTGAAACCCAAAGTGCTAAACAGTTTAAGCATcagatttgatcttgagtTGACCGAGGAAAGCGTTCTTCTCAGCTTTATCTTGGAATCTACCGTGACCGAAGTTGGATGAGGTATCGATGAATTTGAGTTGAACTTTCTCGGTGTGAGCTCTGGAAGTGTGGGTTCGGAGGGCCTTTCGGAGAGTGAGGATTCTCTTGACAGGACCGGCGCAAGTTCCTTTGATCATGACGAAATCGTTCTTGACGATACCGTATCGGACGAAACCACCCATAGGGGtgatatccttcttggtCAAGTCGAAGTCGGTAGAAcctgaagatccagatgaacCGTTGGCGATTCGGTAGATCTTGTGGTTGATCGATGTTCTGGAGTGGTATCCTCGTTGACCAGCTCGGGCAACTGAGAACATCACCTTGGATGGATGCCAAGCACCAATACAAGCAACTTTTCGGAGACCTCGGTGACTGCGATGGATTGAAGGAAAAAGATCAGTAAGATTACATTATTGTAAGAGGATGATTAAACTCACGTCTTTCTTGGAAGTCTGGTAGTACCCCATCGAGCAGTAACACCCTCGTAACCGTGACCCTTGGTAAcaccgatgatatcgataggttcatcttgttcaaaGATGGAACCGACCTCAACGGTCTTTTCAAAGTTGGATTTGGCAAAGTCGACTTTGTCAGCGACGGAACCACCGTTAACTTGGATTTCCATCAAGTGAGCCTTCTTTTGAGAGAGACCAGTCTTGGAGATTTGGGTGTGGGCCAAAACTCGGACGACGGTACAGTACTTCTTGATTCTCTCGAGTTCTCGGGTGACGGATTGACCGTTGTTCTCAGTGTGCTTCTTGGTGTATCGGGTGAaagccttcttctttgatcgGTACCAGTTCCTGTTACGAGTCACCGAATCAGCATATGATAATCCCTATCGGAGAGTACAAATAAAAAAGAGTTAACTCACTTGTAGAATCGTCTCTTAACTTCGTCGGACAAGTGTTCAGCCCAGACGGTAGTCAAAGATCTCAAACCTCGAGGGGTCTCTACGTAACCAACAACACCGACAACGACGATAGGAGGAGTTTCAAGGACGGTAACGGCCTCAACAACTTCTCTCTTGTGCATTTCTACGATACACAATCAGTATTCCACCGTCTGTTTTCAAGATAGAGAGAAAAAACCCACTAGATCCAGGTCGGTCGAGGTCTCGGACGATGTGAGTCATACCAGCCTTGTAACCCATGGTGGCAGTAAGGTGGACAGGCTTCTTGGGGTCGTCCTATATAATCAAACCATTTGAACGTTAACGACATATTCCCCTTTCCGTTTCCCAGACAGATCCTAATCCTGCTATTCCTCATCCCATGCCATTCTAtgtctttcccttcctcatcctaTCCTCTGATAATCTACTCATCCTCATAGTCCCAGCTATCATCCAAAATGAAATTCTCAACTAACCTTAGGGAAAGCcttacatcttcctctgtgTCGGGCAGCTCGCTTTCTGGGAACTAATCGTCAAAACCACCTTTCATCAGCTCTTCAATCCTTTTCGCTGGTTGGATGTGTATAAATTTGGTACTCACGGAAAGCAAGCGAACCGTGACGAGGCTCCTCGTATTTTCGGTGAGACATCTCGACTTTTTTGAATGTGTTTTAAAGAAAAGacttgaaggatgaagaaagcaGATAAAAAGTCGACGACAAAGTTGAAGATTCTTCACTCTGCGGTCAGAGCCAGTCAGACCCAACAGGCGGATGGGGTTTGGTAGAAATGAACTCAGGGTGTGGATTGAAAAGCTGCCCAGTCCACGTGGTGAGCATGAGATCCAGATGGCACCCTATCGGGTGTAAGCTTTTTAAACGCCGATAACTACGATTTTGCACGCTTTTACCATCTCGACTGTATAACCTCCACTTTTCACAGGTCAAGCCCCAAGTGCGTGAGATTATCATCGCAAAACCTCGCCTATTCGTCACGTCACAATGAGACAATACTCACCAGCAAGCTAGCCACCCACACATGATATCGCATCTCATCGCATCCTTGATAACTCTTCATTGACTCACATGATGTTGTGCCTTgctccatccatcaatcccCATCGGTGATCTCGGCGTGCAACGTCACGATACAATAATAGAGTTTCGGAGCGAAATGTTATACGTTTTCATTCGATTCGATCCGACGGCCAAATTCTTTTTAGCTCATCGCACTTGTCCGACGTAATGTATACGTGATCGAAGGAGGTGTAGACAACGGGCACACTATGACTCCATCTGTTTCGAAGATAGCAAGAAAATCGTCATCGGATATCACCATATGGCCATACTCTTTTTTCCTTCGCCTAAAAGCAATGCTTTCCCCAATAAATCGCTCGGAGAGATCGCATCGCCATGATCTTCTGACCTGTATTATGCCAAAA
The nucleotide sequence above comes from Kwoniella europaea PYCC6329 chromosome 1, complete sequence. Encoded proteins:
- a CDS encoding 60S ribosomal protein L3, whose translation is MSHRKYEEPRHGSLAFLPRKRAARHRGRCKAFPKDDPKKPVHLTATMGYKAGMTHIVRDLDRPGSKMHKREVVEAVTVLETPPIVVVGVVGYVETPRGLRSLTTVWAEHLSDEVKRRFYKNWYRSKKKAFTRYTKKHTENNGQSVTRELERIKKYCTVVRVLAHTQISKTGLSQKKAHLMEIQVNGGSVADKVDFAKSNFEKTVEVGSIFEQDEPIDIIGVTKGHGYEGVTARWGTTRLPRKTHRGLRKVACIGAWHPSKVMFSVARAGQRGYHSRTSINHKIYRIANGSSGSSGSTDFDLTKKDITPMGGFVRYGIVKNDFVMIKGTCAGPVKRILTLRKALRTHTSRAHTEKVQLKFIDTSSNFGHGRFQDKAEKNAFLGQLKIKSDA